The bacterium genome contains a region encoding:
- a CDS encoding FAD-dependent oxidoreductase, which translates to MSGYDVVVCGGGTAGSCAAIAAARGGAKTLLVEQFGFLGGSQTGALVVPYMSYHAGGQQLITGMHQEIIDRLAAWPGGCRSSAFNYELLKYVLEDMTLEAGVELLYHTFLAEAVTESGRLTRVVAYNKSGRQEFAARQFVDCTADADIAFRAGVPCESGRPEDGLNQSASLRFVLGNVDLDALAVKITELTDRPCQPPELSMGFSKGFTVAPKIEAIVDQATADGVFAPEEGGYVQFFSIPGRPGEVAFNCPRITFVNGAKAEDLTKVQVQGRKVIPKIMEFCRRYLAGFDDAYLVLTAPLPGIRESRRIVGEYVLTAEDCLQPTRFPDRIAKSSYPVDVHNPSGVGITLKKLPPGEYHDIPYRCLVPLGVDDLLVAGRCISATFEAQAAIRIEPTCRALGEAAGTAAALCLERACTPRALPAEVLLEKLAANGANVSE; encoded by the coding sequence ATGAGTGGATATGATGTTGTTGTCTGCGGCGGGGGAACCGCCGGGTCGTGTGCAGCCATCGCCGCCGCGCGGGGCGGGGCAAAGACGCTCCTGGTCGAGCAGTTCGGCTTCCTGGGCGGCAGCCAGACCGGGGCGCTCGTCGTCCCGTACATGAGCTACCATGCCGGCGGCCAGCAGCTCATCACCGGGATGCACCAGGAGATCATTGACCGGCTCGCGGCGTGGCCCGGCGGCTGCCGGTCCTCGGCCTTCAACTACGAGCTGCTCAAGTACGTGCTGGAGGACATGACCCTGGAGGCGGGCGTGGAGCTGCTCTATCACACCTTCCTGGCCGAAGCAGTCACCGAAAGCGGGCGCCTCACGCGTGTCGTCGCCTACAACAAGTCCGGCCGGCAGGAGTTCGCTGCTCGGCAGTTCGTGGACTGCACGGCCGACGCCGACATCGCCTTCCGGGCGGGCGTGCCGTGTGAGAGCGGGCGGCCGGAGGACGGGCTGAACCAGTCGGCTTCGCTTCGCTTCGTCCTGGGGAACGTGGACCTGGACGCCCTCGCCGTGAAGATCACCGAACTGACCGACCGGCCCTGCCAGCCGCCGGAGCTGTCCATGGGGTTCTCCAAAGGCTTCACCGTGGCCCCCAAGATCGAGGCCATTGTGGACCAGGCCACGGCCGACGGCGTGTTCGCCCCGGAGGAGGGCGGCTATGTGCAGTTTTTCAGCATCCCCGGCCGCCCTGGGGAGGTCGCCTTCAACTGCCCGCGCATCACGTTTGTCAACGGCGCGAAGGCCGAGGACCTGACCAAGGTGCAGGTCCAGGGCCGCAAGGTCATCCCGAAGATCATGGAGTTCTGCCGGCGCTACCTGGCGGGCTTCGACGACGCCTACCTGGTGCTGACCGCGCCCCTGCCGGGCATTCGCGAGAGCCGCCGCATCGTCGGCGAGTATGTCCTGACGGCCGAGGACTGCCTGCAGCCCACGCGCTTCCCCGACCGCATCGCCAAGAGCAGCTACCCGGTGGATGTGCACAATCCCTCGGGTGTGGGCATCACGCTCAAGAAGCTGCCGCCGGGCGAGTACCACGACATCCCGTACCGCTGCCTCGTGCCACTGGGGGTGGATGATCTGCTGGTGGCCGGGCGCTGCATATCGGCGACCTTCGAGGCCCAGGCGGCCATTCGCATCGAGCCCACGTGTCGGGCCCTCGGGGAGGCGGCCGGCACCGCAGCGGCGTTGTGCTTGGAGAGAGCCTGCACACCCCGGGCACTGCCGGCCGAAGTGCTGCTGGAGAAGCTGGCGGCGAACGGCGCGAACGTGTCGGAGTAG
- a CDS encoding alpha-L-fucosidase yields the protein MSDYLPTAVPTARQLEYQDWEMGLFLHFGIRTFYEGHRDWDGKPMFSKAFVPSALDPEDWVLSAKNAGMKYLVLTAKHHDGFANWPSEYTEFHCGNSPWRNGEGNVVRDFIAACRKHDMHPGLYYSPAQWGGTVDFRGDAKAYDDYFINQISEILEPYGPIDVLWFDGCGSADHEYDWQRITDHIRKLQPEVNIFSMGTDPNFTWVGNEAGIAPVPNWNTRVADQGAPIDGQQPVKWLPAECDCMMRFSNWFYSDQDEHTVKSVEQLMGLYYYSVGRGCNLLINIGPDRRGLLPDKDRARLLQFGEEIRRRFGRPLATLDAFTREGDTWTYASPEPFLVDHVITQEDLTRGEHVRRFVVEAVLTHGGPAGTICLWEGQNLGHKQICPFSQLQVRQIRLRVTESDGPVSLRALELHKTR from the coding sequence ATGTCCGACTATCTGCCCACCGCCGTCCCCACCGCCCGGCAACTGGAATACCAGGACTGGGAGATGGGCCTGTTCCTGCACTTCGGCATTCGCACGTTCTACGAGGGCCACCGCGACTGGGACGGCAAGCCCATGTTCTCGAAGGCCTTCGTCCCCAGCGCCCTCGACCCTGAGGACTGGGTCCTGTCAGCCAAGAACGCCGGGATGAAGTACCTGGTCCTGACCGCCAAGCACCACGACGGCTTCGCCAACTGGCCGAGTGAGTACACCGAGTTCCACTGCGGCAACTCGCCCTGGCGGAACGGCGAAGGCAACGTCGTGCGGGACTTCATCGCCGCCTGCCGCAAGCACGACATGCACCCGGGGCTGTACTACTCACCCGCGCAGTGGGGCGGTACGGTGGACTTCAGGGGCGACGCCAAGGCCTACGATGACTACTTCATCAACCAGATCAGCGAGATCCTCGAGCCGTACGGGCCGATTGACGTCCTCTGGTTCGACGGCTGCGGCAGCGCCGACCACGAGTACGACTGGCAGCGCATCACCGACCACATCCGCAAGCTCCAGCCGGAGGTGAACATCTTCAGCATGGGCACGGACCCGAACTTCACCTGGGTCGGCAATGAAGCGGGCATCGCGCCGGTGCCGAACTGGAACACGCGCGTGGCCGACCAGGGCGCGCCGATTGACGGGCAGCAGCCGGTCAAGTGGCTCCCGGCCGAGTGCGACTGCATGATGCGCTTCTCCAACTGGTTCTACAGCGATCAAGACGAGCACACCGTCAAGAGCGTGGAGCAACTCATGGGGCTGTACTACTACTCGGTGGGGCGCGGGTGCAACCTGCTCATCAACATTGGGCCCGACCGGCGGGGGCTGCTGCCGGACAAGGACCGCGCCCGGCTGCTGCAGTTCGGCGAGGAGATCCGGCGACGCTTCGGCCGGCCGCTGGCCACGCTGGACGCCTTCACGCGCGAGGGGGACACGTGGACCTACGCCTCCCCTGAGCCGTTCCTGGTGGATCACGTCATCACCCAGGAGGACCTTACGCGCGGCGAGCACGTGCGGCGCTTCGTGGTCGAGGCGGTGCTGACCCACGGGGGACCGGCGGGCACCATCTGCCTGTGGGAGGGGCAGAACCTGGGCCACAAGCAGATCTGCCCGTTCTCCCAGCTTCAGGTGCGTCAGATCCGCCTGCGCGTGACGGAGTCCGATGGCCCCGTCAGCCTGCGCGCCCTGGAGCTGCACAAGACGCGGTAG
- a CDS encoding carbon starvation protein A, which translates to MPSVYLLLLGLCAFALAYRYYGAFLATKVAVLDASRQPPAHAQRDGKDYHPTNRWVLFGHHFAAIAGAGPLVGPVLAAQYGYLPGAIWILIGAIFAGAVHDYIILFASVRNRGESISRITERYLGKTAGWCAAFATLFIIVVALAGLALVVVNALSESAWGVFTIACSIPIALLMGQWLYKVRPGRVAETSIIGVVLLLAAVAAGNPISHSAIASWFTLSKSQLEYALPIYGFIAAVLPVWMLLCPRDYLSTYMKLGTVAMLAIGIFIVNPHLAIPATTSFIHGGGPVVPGPVWPYVCLTIACGAISGFHALIGSGTTPKMINNEMDIRPIGYGAMLVEGFVGLLALVAACTLLPDHYFTINADPSKYHATAEALGQVGAIAQEVGEKSLVGRTGGSVTLAVGMAQIFKNLPGMSTMMSYWYHFAIMFEALFILTTIDTGTRVARFILQEVVGRAYAPLKTGTWMPGVILTSFAVSFAWFILVHGGTVATIWPMFGIANQLLAVVALAVGTSYILRHAAKKSYALTTFLPFVVLSVTVFDSGLQFSQKMLLGATPDYLKGSLTVMMMILAVVICWECIRNWRQLLCGTCAPLPEIVSDQDLMAQVEGTEVAD; encoded by the coding sequence ATGCCCTCAGTCTATCTCCTGCTCCTGGGGCTATGCGCCTTCGCCCTGGCCTATCGCTACTACGGCGCCTTCCTGGCGACGAAGGTAGCGGTGCTCGACGCGTCCCGCCAGCCGCCCGCCCATGCCCAGCGCGACGGCAAGGATTACCACCCGACCAACCGCTGGGTGCTCTTCGGTCACCACTTCGCAGCCATCGCGGGGGCCGGGCCGCTGGTAGGGCCCGTGCTGGCGGCGCAGTATGGCTACCTGCCGGGCGCCATCTGGATCCTGATCGGGGCGATCTTTGCTGGCGCCGTGCATGACTACATCATCCTGTTCGCGTCGGTCCGCAATCGCGGGGAGTCCATCTCCCGCATCACCGAGCGCTACCTGGGCAAGACCGCCGGCTGGTGCGCCGCCTTCGCCACACTCTTCATCATCGTTGTTGCCCTGGCCGGCCTGGCGCTGGTCGTGGTCAATGCCCTGAGCGAGAGCGCGTGGGGCGTGTTCACCATCGCGTGCTCCATCCCGATTGCGCTGCTCATGGGCCAGTGGCTCTACAAGGTGCGGCCCGGACGGGTGGCCGAGACCTCGATCATCGGGGTGGTGCTGCTGCTGGCGGCCGTCGCGGCCGGCAACCCCATCTCCCACAGCGCCATCGCCTCGTGGTTCACACTCAGCAAGTCGCAGTTGGAGTACGCCCTGCCGATCTACGGCTTCATCGCCGCGGTGCTGCCGGTGTGGATGCTGCTGTGCCCGCGTGACTACCTGTCCACCTACATGAAGCTGGGCACGGTGGCGATGCTGGCGATCGGCATCTTCATCGTCAACCCGCACCTGGCCATTCCGGCCACGACCTCGTTCATCCACGGTGGCGGGCCCGTCGTGCCCGGGCCGGTGTGGCCGTATGTGTGCCTGACCATCGCCTGCGGGGCCATCTCGGGCTTCCACGCGCTGATCGGCTCGGGGACAACCCCCAAGATGATCAACAACGAGATGGACATCCGGCCCATCGGGTACGGCGCGATGCTGGTGGAGGGCTTCGTCGGCTTGCTGGCCCTGGTGGCGGCCTGCACGCTGCTGCCGGACCACTACTTCACCATCAACGCCGACCCGAGCAAGTACCACGCCACGGCGGAAGCCCTCGGGCAGGTCGGGGCCATCGCGCAGGAGGTGGGGGAGAAGTCGCTCGTGGGGCGCACCGGGGGCTCGGTGACGCTGGCCGTGGGCATGGCGCAGATCTTCAAGAACCTCCCGGGCATGAGCACGATGATGTCGTACTGGTACCACTTCGCGATCATGTTCGAGGCGCTCTTCATCCTGACCACGATTGACACCGGGACGCGTGTGGCGCGGTTCATCCTGCAAGAGGTCGTCGGGCGCGCCTATGCGCCGCTGAAGACCGGGACGTGGATGCCCGGCGTCATCCTGACCAGCTTCGCGGTCAGCTTCGCCTGGTTCATCCTCGTGCACGGCGGCACGGTTGCCACCATCTGGCCGATGTTCGGCATCGCCAACCAGTTGCTGGCCGTCGTCGCCCTCGCCGTGGGCACGTCGTACATTCTCCGCCACGCGGCGAAGAAGTCCTATGCGCTCACGACGTTCCTGCCCTTTGTGGTCCTGTCCGTCACCGTCTTCGACTCGGGCCTCCAGTTCAGCCAGAAGATGCTGCTGGGGGCGACGCCGGACTACCTGAAGGGCTCCCTCACGGTCATGATGATGATCCTCGCGGTCGTCATCTGCTGGGAGTGCATTCGCAACTGGCGGCAGTTGCTGTGCGGCACGTGCGCTCCGCTACCGGAGATCGTGTCTGACCAGGACCTGATGGCTCAAGTGGAGGGCACGGAGGTTGCTGACTAG
- a CDS encoding glycosyl hydrolase-related protein produces the protein MSDHRLHLICNAHLDPVWLWEWEEGAAEAISTFRVAADLCEEFCARGRAPGFVFNHNEAVLYEWVEEYEPALFKRIQRLVKQGKWHIMGGWFLQPDCNMPSGESFVRQALYGRRYFRDKFGVRPTTALNFDPFGHSVGLPQILAKSGYDSYLFCRPGQEDCPLPAAQFEWVGCDGSSVRAVRMVHYNSPLGQARQKVENLAPQQPADKPGLIPWGVGDHGGGPSHDDVQALQALIRERPDLKIVHSTPEAYFAELAASGAKLPRHDRDLNPWAVGCYTSQVRIKQLHRRLENDLYSLEKMASAAWLAGLMAYPAEEMRPALRDLLLCEFHDILPGSSQQQVEEMSLRVLSHGLEIVSRLKARAFFALAAGQPTARAGEIPIMVYNPHPFPVRTTVECEFQLADQNWQDAFTLPTVYQGRKALPSQPEKELSNLNLDWRKRVVFDAVLQPSQMNRFDCKLQSLPAKPAPGDYLQGEALVVKTDDLEVHVSTQTGLLDSVRVGGAEVVGPGAGEPLVMQDNEDPWGMRVHGFNTLTGRFKLLSPAAAARLAGVHAKSLAPVRVVEDGAVRVVIEALLGYRNSFICQRYKIPKAGTEVEIETRVQWAEKDQMVKLQVPCRVGGRRDAPTPAGSGTHPPARFVGQTAFGAYALPDSGDEAVSQKWVAVVGDEQALTCINDGTYGSSYADGLLRLTLLRSAAYSGHPIGDREIVPQDRFTPRLDQGERLFRFWLNAGPTQERLAAVDREALVHNERPMALSFFPSGAGDKPGPCALLSDEAVQVTALKRSEDGRRLIVRLFEPTGQKRTTTLSLPALGLKARLRFTPFEAKTLAVDPKSGFFSSVNLMEEEP, from the coding sequence ATGTCCGACCACCGTCTCCACCTGATCTGCAACGCACATCTCGACCCCGTGTGGCTGTGGGAATGGGAGGAGGGCGCGGCCGAGGCCATCTCCACCTTCCGCGTCGCCGCCGACCTGTGTGAGGAGTTCTGCGCTCGCGGGCGAGCGCCTGGCTTCGTCTTCAACCACAACGAGGCGGTGCTCTACGAGTGGGTCGAGGAGTACGAGCCGGCGCTGTTCAAGCGCATCCAGCGGCTCGTGAAGCAGGGCAAGTGGCACATCATGGGGGGCTGGTTCCTGCAGCCGGACTGCAACATGCCCAGCGGTGAGTCGTTCGTGCGGCAGGCGCTGTACGGGCGGCGGTACTTCCGGGACAAGTTCGGCGTGCGCCCCACGACCGCCCTGAACTTCGATCCCTTCGGCCACAGCGTGGGCCTGCCCCAGATCCTCGCCAAGTCGGGCTACGACTCGTATCTCTTCTGCCGGCCGGGCCAGGAGGACTGCCCGCTGCCCGCCGCGCAGTTCGAGTGGGTTGGCTGCGACGGCTCCAGCGTCCGCGCGGTGCGCATGGTCCACTATAACTCCCCCCTGGGCCAGGCCCGCCAGAAGGTCGAGAACCTCGCGCCCCAACAACCTGCGGACAAGCCCGGCCTCATCCCCTGGGGCGTCGGGGATCACGGCGGCGGGCCGTCCCACGACGACGTGCAGGCCCTGCAGGCGCTCATCCGGGAGCGCCCGGACCTGAAGATCGTGCACTCGACGCCCGAGGCCTACTTCGCCGAGCTGGCCGCCTCCGGGGCGAAGCTGCCCCGACACGACCGCGACCTGAACCCCTGGGCGGTCGGCTGTTACACCTCGCAGGTGCGCATCAAGCAACTCCACCGGCGGCTGGAGAACGACCTGTACAGCCTGGAGAAGATGGCCTCGGCGGCGTGGCTGGCCGGGCTGATGGCATACCCCGCGGAGGAGATGAGGCCGGCCCTACGCGACCTGCTGCTCTGCGAGTTCCACGACATCCTCCCCGGATCGTCCCAGCAGCAGGTCGAGGAGATGTCCCTGCGGGTGCTCAGCCACGGCCTCGAGATCGTCTCGCGCCTGAAGGCCCGCGCGTTCTTCGCGCTGGCCGCCGGGCAACCCACAGCGAGGGCCGGCGAGATCCCGATCATGGTCTACAACCCACACCCCTTCCCGGTCCGCACCACGGTCGAATGCGAGTTCCAGCTCGCTGACCAGAACTGGCAGGATGCCTTCACGCTGCCGACGGTCTACCAGGGCCGCAAAGCCCTGCCCTCTCAGCCCGAGAAGGAACTCAGCAACCTCAACCTGGACTGGCGCAAGCGCGTGGTGTTCGACGCCGTGCTGCAGCCCTCGCAGATGAACCGGTTCGACTGCAAGCTGCAGAGCCTGCCGGCCAAGCCTGCGCCGGGCGACTACCTGCAGGGCGAGGCCCTGGTCGTCAAGACAGACGACCTGGAAGTGCATGTGAGCACGCAGACCGGCCTGCTCGACTCGGTTCGCGTGGGTGGGGCGGAGGTGGTCGGACCGGGGGCGGGCGAGCCGCTGGTGATGCAGGACAACGAGGACCCGTGGGGCATGAGGGTCCACGGCTTCAACACGCTGACGGGGCGCTTCAAGCTGCTCTCCCCCGCTGCGGCGGCGCGCCTGGCCGGGGTCCACGCCAAGTCCCTCGCGCCCGTGCGTGTCGTCGAGGACGGCGCCGTGCGCGTGGTCATCGAGGCGCTCTTGGGCTACCGCAACTCGTTCATCTGCCAGCGCTACAAGATCCCGAAGGCCGGGACCGAGGTGGAGATCGAGACGCGGGTGCAGTGGGCGGAGAAGGACCAGATGGTGAAGCTGCAGGTCCCCTGTCGCGTGGGTGGGCGCCGGGACGCGCCCACACCTGCGGGTTCGGGGACGCACCCGCCCGCGCGGTTCGTCGGCCAGACGGCCTTCGGGGCCTATGCTCTGCCCGACAGCGGCGATGAGGCCGTGTCCCAGAAGTGGGTTGCCGTTGTCGGCGACGAGCAGGCCCTGACCTGCATCAACGACGGCACCTACGGCTCCAGCTATGCCGACGGCCTGCTGCGCCTGACGCTGTTGCGTTCCGCGGCCTACTCGGGCCACCCCATCGGCGACCGGGAGATCGTGCCTCAGGACCGCTTCACCCCGCGCCTCGACCAGGGCGAGCGCCTGTTCCGGTTCTGGCTCAACGCCGGGCCGACACAGGAACGCCTGGCCGCCGTGGACCGCGAAGCGCTCGTCCACAACGAGCGCCCCATGGCGCTCTCGTTCTTCCCGTCGGGGGCGGGAGACAAGCCCGGCCCGTGTGCGCTGCTGAGCGACGAGGCTGTCCAGGTGACGGCCCTGAAGCGGTCCGAGGATGGCCGGCGCCTCATCGTCCGCCTGTTCGAGCCTACGGGGCAGAAGCGGACGACGACGCTGAGCCTTCCGGCCCTGGGCCTCAAAGCGAGGCTGCGCTTCACCCCCTTCGAGGCGAAGACGCTGGCGGTGGACCCGAAGTCGGGCTTCTTCAGCTCAGTGAACCTCATGGAGGAGGAGCCGTGA
- a CDS encoding trimethylamine methyltransferase family protein — protein MRVAYPQYTPRVTPEMMAEVRQTATRLLAEVGFVVEHERFLDHLRGRPGLRFGGQRVYFDPALSNEYLDRHVADLRRSLLAGDRAAGAATQGEELALAASGSTRQDWTLAIAGYSMALLDPRTDEVREATCDDLRDCIKLARSFGIGGMYPLMPQDVPPLLRTLACFRVCWESADNIEPYDYQQPEQVPFLLDMHRLMGKPMDITFTVPTAMTLDARDLDIFLSVYPLWNGTPDTPVGRGAPERPTGVSGVPFNWRILDYGMLGITKPCSALGCATMQLAESLAVHMLLKLFDDTVEAPLIMTAGQPTDLRHVCWAFGSPRRHVFSHVNSWLAPALCGLEPEEYVVAGVLLETASAATDEQAALEKMASGLLGALQGARHFGYAGVLCVDDLFSPTQFVIDVEMVAYLRELIEAFDPPPDLLALDGLYDECREVGLGLDTFLSHPHTARRCRNVMPSSDRLVREKLRSCLAHHRTLKDRARDEALERIAACPEFVLDEARREGLARIYAEAEKALGGAGY, from the coding sequence GTGAGGGTTGCCTACCCGCAGTACACGCCGCGTGTCACGCCGGAGATGATGGCCGAAGTGCGGCAGACGGCCACGCGGCTACTCGCCGAGGTCGGCTTCGTCGTCGAGCACGAACGCTTCCTGGACCATCTCCGGGGGCGCCCTGGCCTGAGATTCGGCGGCCAGCGCGTGTACTTCGACCCGGCGCTGAGCAATGAGTACCTGGACCGCCACGTGGCCGACCTGCGCCGGTCACTACTGGCAGGGGACAGGGCTGCCGGGGCGGCCACACAGGGGGAGGAGCTCGCCCTGGCTGCGTCCGGCTCCACGCGGCAGGACTGGACCCTCGCCATCGCCGGCTACTCCATGGCCCTGCTCGACCCCCGCACCGACGAGGTGCGGGAAGCCACGTGCGACGACCTGCGGGACTGCATCAAGCTAGCCCGCTCCTTCGGCATCGGGGGCATGTACCCGCTCATGCCACAGGATGTGCCGCCGCTGCTGCGCACGCTCGCGTGCTTCCGCGTCTGCTGGGAGAGTGCCGACAACATCGAGCCCTATGACTACCAGCAGCCCGAGCAGGTCCCGTTCCTGCTGGACATGCACCGCCTGATGGGCAAGCCGATGGACATCACCTTCACGGTGCCCACGGCGATGACCCTGGACGCGCGCGACCTCGATATCTTCCTGTCAGTGTATCCCTTGTGGAATGGTACGCCCGACACTCCTGTCGGGCGCGGGGCGCCCGAGCGCCCGACAGGAGTATCGGGCGTACCATTCAACTGGCGCATCCTCGACTACGGCATGCTCGGTATCACGAAGCCTTGCAGCGCCCTCGGCTGCGCCACCATGCAACTGGCCGAGTCGCTGGCGGTGCACATGCTGCTGAAGCTGTTTGATGACACCGTCGAGGCGCCGCTGATCATGACCGCCGGGCAGCCCACCGACTTGCGCCATGTCTGCTGGGCTTTCGGCTCGCCGCGGCGGCATGTCTTCTCGCACGTGAACTCCTGGCTGGCCCCGGCGCTGTGCGGCCTGGAGCCCGAGGAGTATGTCGTGGCGGGGGTGCTTCTGGAGACGGCTTCAGCGGCCACCGACGAGCAGGCGGCGCTCGAGAAGATGGCGTCGGGGCTGCTCGGGGCCCTGCAGGGCGCGCGACACTTCGGCTATGCGGGTGTGCTGTGCGTGGATGACCTCTTCAGCCCGACGCAGTTCGTCATTGACGTGGAGATGGTCGCCTACCTCCGGGAGCTGATTGAGGCCTTCGACCCCCCTCCCGACCTCCTCGCCCTCGACGGCCTGTACGACGAGTGCCGCGAGGTCGGTCTGGGCCTGGATACGTTCCTGTCACATCCCCACACCGCGCGCCGCTGCCGCAATGTCATGCCCTCCTCCGACCGCCTCGTGCGCGAGAAGCTGCGTTCGTGCCTGGCACACCACCGGACACTAAAGGACCGAGCGCGAGACGAGGCGCTGGAGAGGATCGCGGCGTGTCCGGAGTTCGTGCTCGATGAAGCGAGGCGGGAAGGCCTGGCGAGGATCTACGCCGAGGCGGAGAAGGCGCTCGGAGGGGCCGGCTACTAG
- a CDS encoding alpha-L-fucosidase — protein MPDHNHDPLAWWREARFGLFIHWGIYSVPAGFWKGQPIPSLGEWIMHNAKIPLEEYAPLAQQFNPIKFNAEEWVSVAAKAGMKYLVITAKHHDGFAMFHSPSNPYNIVDATPYGHDVMKDLAEACARHGLRMCFYYSQDQDWVAEGASGHWEEVQDKGWHGHKPDPERFAAYLESKVKPQLRELLTQYGPIGLIWFDTPVAITKEQSQMLKEYVHSLQPDCLVSGRVGHELGDYGSLGDNMIPAGPVVGDWETPATLNDTWGFKSDDHNWKSVQDLLILLVDLTSKGVNYLLNVGPTSEGLIPRPSIDLLLAIGQWMDVNSEAIYGTQPNPWPFEFRWGRVTAKQNKLFLLFYEWPAMVLGRVHEDSNRPGGWAGQHELVGLRSRVKRAYLLADPGNALPFIQDGDHVTISLPGVAPDPLVSVVALDFVGDLDVDTSIYQQADGTVTLPGYLADMLKGPDSGMALSRNGMVSGWRDTASKLQWQFKLLAPGTFTVRVVLGSPYHRRPPDGGHVLRLTAGEATVSGAVTCDEQVQSPRAQYLPEYAGTLGQITLDTPGTVTVALEAEQIAGEAGITLAAVQLVPA, from the coding sequence ATGCCTGACCACAACCACGACCCCCTGGCCTGGTGGCGCGAGGCCCGCTTCGGCCTCTTCATCCACTGGGGTATCTACTCGGTGCCCGCCGGCTTCTGGAAAGGCCAGCCCATCCCCAGCCTCGGCGAGTGGATCATGCACAACGCCAAGATCCCCCTGGAGGAGTACGCGCCGCTGGCCCAGCAGTTCAACCCGATCAAGTTCAATGCCGAGGAATGGGTCTCGGTCGCCGCCAAGGCGGGGATGAAGTACCTGGTCATCACCGCCAAGCACCACGATGGCTTCGCGATGTTCCACTCGCCCAGCAACCCGTACAACATCGTGGATGCCACGCCGTACGGCCATGACGTGATGAAGGACCTGGCCGAGGCCTGCGCGCGCCACGGGCTGCGGATGTGCTTCTACTACTCGCAGGACCAGGACTGGGTCGCAGAGGGCGCGTCGGGCCACTGGGAGGAAGTCCAGGACAAGGGCTGGCACGGCCACAAGCCCGACCCGGAGAGATTCGCCGCGTACCTGGAGAGCAAGGTGAAGCCCCAACTGCGCGAGCTGCTGACCCAGTACGGCCCTATCGGCCTGATCTGGTTCGACACGCCCGTGGCCATCACCAAAGAGCAGAGCCAGATGCTCAAGGAGTACGTCCACAGCCTGCAGCCGGACTGCCTGGTCAGCGGCCGCGTCGGCCACGAGCTGGGCGACTACGGCAGCCTGGGCGACAACATGATCCCGGCCGGGCCGGTCGTGGGCGACTGGGAGACCCCGGCCACCCTCAACGACACCTGGGGCTTCAAGAGCGACGACCACAACTGGAAGTCGGTCCAGGACCTGCTGATCCTGCTGGTGGACCTGACCAGCAAGGGCGTCAACTACCTGCTGAATGTCGGCCCGACCAGCGAGGGCCTCATCCCCCGGCCGAGCATTGACCTGCTGCTGGCCATCGGCCAGTGGATGGACGTGAACAGCGAGGCCATCTACGGCACGCAGCCCAACCCGTGGCCGTTTGAGTTCCGCTGGGGCAGAGTCACAGCCAAACAGAACAAGCTCTTCCTACTGTTCTACGAGTGGCCAGCGATGGTTCTGGGGCGTGTGCACGAAGACTCGAACCGCCCCGGCGGCTGGGCTGGCCAGCACGAGCTTGTGGGGCTGCGTAGCCGTGTCAAGCGGGCCTATCTGCTGGCGGATCCGGGGAACGCCCTACCGTTCATACAGGATGGCGATCACGTGACGATATCGCTCCCTGGTGTGGCTCCTGATCCGTTGGTGTCGGTCGTGGCGCTGGACTTCGTCGGTGACCTGGACGTGGACACGAGCATCTACCAGCAGGCCGACGGGACGGTGACGCTGCCGGGCTACCTGGCCGACATGCTCAAGGGCCCGGACAGCGGCATGGCCCTGAGCCGCAACGGGATGGTCAGCGGCTGGAGGGACACCGCGAGCAAGCTGCAGTGGCAGTTCAAGCTGCTGGCGCCGGGAACGTTCACCGTGAGGGTCGTTCTGGGCTCACCGTACCATCGCCGCCCGCCGGACGGGGGCCACGTGCTGCGGCTGACGGCCGGCGAGGCCACAGTGTCCGGCGCCGTCACCTGTGACGAGCAGGTCCAGAGCCCGCGCGCCCAGTACCTCCCGGAGTACGCCGGTACGCTGGGGCAGATCACGCTGGACACCCCCGGCACGGTCACCGTCGCCCTGGAGGCCGAGCAGATCGCCGGCGAGGCCGGCATCACCCTGGCGGCGGTGCAACTGGTCCCGGCATGA
- the folK gene encoding 2-amino-4-hydroxy-6-hydroxymethyldihydropteridine diphosphokinase codes for MTCYLSLGSNLGDRARALAQALALLDAHPDIHVRQVSPVYETKAVADEPQPDYLNLAVAVETNLEPPALLAVMHDIERRLGRTRPYQNAPRTVDLDLLVCATEVAPGGIMCATAELTLPHPRMLERQFVLQPLADLNPDLQVGGAPPVGELVDRDDPDVRRLGELSELIGEAR; via the coding sequence ATGACCTGCTATCTGAGCCTGGGCTCGAACCTGGGGGATCGTGCGCGCGCCCTGGCGCAGGCCCTCGCCCTGCTCGACGCCCACCCGGACATCCATGTGCGTCAGGTGTCCCCCGTCTACGAGACGAAGGCCGTGGCCGACGAGCCCCAGCCGGACTATCTCAACCTGGCGGTGGCCGTGGAGACGAACCTGGAACCCCCGGCGTTGCTCGCCGTCATGCATGACATTGAGCGTCGTCTGGGTCGCACGCGACCCTACCAGAACGCGCCGCGCACCGTTGATCTCGACCTGCTCGTGTGCGCCACAGAAGTTGCGCCGGGTGGTATAATGTGCGCGACGGCGGAGCTGACGCTGCCGCATCCGCGGATGCTGGAGCGCCAGTTCGTGCTGCAGCCGCTGGCCGACCTGAACCCGGACCTGCAGGTCGGCGGCGCGCCCCCCGTGGGCGAGCTGGTGGACCGCGACGATCCTGACGTGCGGCGGCTGGGCGAGCTGTCTGAGTTGATCGGCGAGGCCCGATAG